A single genomic interval of Tursiops truncatus isolate mTurTru1 chromosome 1, mTurTru1.mat.Y, whole genome shotgun sequence harbors:
- the MDM4 gene encoding protein Mdm4 isoform X4 gives MTTFSTSAHCSTSDSACRISPEQTNQVRPKLPLLKILQAAGAQGEMFTVKEVMHYLGQYIMVKQLYDQQEQHMVYCGGDLLGELLGRQSFSVKDPSPLYDMLRKNLVTLSTATTDAAQTLALAQDHSMDIPSQDQLKQSVEESSNSRKRTEEGNIPALPTSQRKCRNSREGAGLFSTQKAV, from the exons ATGACAACATTTTCCACCTCTGCCCATTGTTCAACATCTGACAGTGCTTGCAGGATCTCTCCAGAACAAACCAATCAG GTACGACCaaaactgccacttctgaagattTTGCAGGCAGCAGGTGCACAAGGTGAAATGTTCACTGTTAAAGAG GTCATGCACTATCTAGGCCAGTATATAATGGTGAAGCAGCTTTATGATCAGCAGGAGCAGCATATGGTATATTGTGGTGGAGATCTTTTGGGAGAGCTACTAGGTCGTCAGAGCTTCTCTGTGAAAGATCCAAG CCCTCTCTATGATATGCTAAGAAAGAATCTTGTCACTTTATCTACTGCTACTACAG ATGCTGCTCAGACTCTCGCTCTCGCACAGGATCACAGTATGGATATTCCAAGTCAAGACCAACTGAAG CAAAGTGTAGAGGAAAGTTCCAATTCcaggaaaagaactgaagaaggCAATATTCCCGCACTGCCTACCTCACAGCGTAAATGCAGAAATTCTAGAGAAG GTGCTGGCTTATTTTCTACTCAAAAGGCTGTTTAG